Proteins from one Nitrobacteraceae bacterium AZCC 2146 genomic window:
- a CDS encoding polar amino acid transport system substrate-binding protein (product_source=KO:K02030; cath_funfam=3.40.190.10; cog=COG0834; ko=KO:K02030; pfam=PF00497; smart=SM00062; superfamily=53850; transmembrane_helix_parts=Inside_1_12,TMhelix_13_35,Outside_36_310), with translation MQPHMVTAINQRLLWRSPAIFGGVGLFLGALLALSSPVTPARAQAPAPPQAVTQPGPQAVPGFWDPRRRPDRPDLSRITVIRFLTETDYPPFNFTGPDGNPAGFNVDLARLLCEEIKVTCTIQMRRFETLLDAIASNRGDAIIASLAVTPQIRARVDFTDPYYRAPARFVSRKNAVMPEVRPEYLEGKKVGAIAGSSHEAYLKAMFTDAVLTSYPNDDALRQALRRGDVDFIFGDAISLAFWINGTDSADCCAFSGGPFVESRYFGEGIGIAVRKGNDTLRQALNWALFRLWEKGRYTDLWLRYFSVSPF, from the coding sequence ATGCAACCACACATGGTTACCGCTATCAACCAAAGATTGCTTTGGCGATCACCCGCAATCTTTGGCGGCGTCGGCCTTTTTCTCGGTGCGTTGCTGGCTCTGTCGTCGCCGGTCACGCCGGCCCGGGCCCAGGCGCCGGCCCCGCCGCAGGCCGTGACCCAACCCGGCCCGCAGGCAGTGCCGGGCTTCTGGGACCCGCGGCGACGCCCGGACCGGCCGGACCTGTCGCGCATTACCGTGATCCGCTTCCTGACCGAGACCGATTATCCGCCGTTCAACTTCACCGGCCCCGACGGCAATCCGGCGGGCTTCAACGTCGATCTGGCGCGGCTGCTGTGCGAGGAGATCAAGGTCACCTGCACGATCCAGATGCGGCGGTTCGAGACGTTGCTGGATGCGATCGCCAGCAACCGCGGCGACGCCATCATCGCCTCGCTGGCGGTGACGCCGCAGATTCGCGCCCGGGTCGATTTCACCGATCCGTATTACCGCGCGCCGGCGCGGTTCGTGTCGCGGAAAAATGCTGTGATGCCGGAAGTGCGGCCGGAATATCTCGAGGGCAAGAAGGTCGGCGCCATCGCCGGCTCCTCGCACGAGGCCTATCTCAAGGCGATGTTCACCGACGCCGTGCTGACGTCCTATCCGAATGACGACGCGCTGCGCCAGGCGCTGCGCCGCGGCGACGTCGATTTCATCTTCGGCGACGCGATCTCGCTGGCGTTCTGGATCAATGGCACCGATTCCGCCGATTGCTGCGCCTTCAGCGGCGGCCCGTTCGTCGAGAGCCGCTATTTTGGCGAGGGCATCGGCATCGCGGTGCGCAAAGGCAACGATACGCTGCGCCAGGCGCTGAACTGGGCACTGTTCCGGCTTTGGGAAAAAGGCCGCTACACCGACCTGTGGCTGCGGTATTTCTCCGTCAGC
- a CDS encoding hypothetical protein (product_source=Hypo-rule applied; cath_funfam=3.90.550.10; ko=KO:K20327; pfam=PF13641; superfamily=160246): MDQGPADELDCLRHVLAPDLLRRAEDRARELGIGADQVLIRWGVIEESAYLRHLSRHTGIVAESFAAVDREDSPLADKQLSFAAASGLLPLRKNGELIWSVAPRGLTARTLCRFAATYRYLTGYLRLTSAQSLQQFMTQQGASALAHAATRGLHEKHPAMSAAPEAAAGGLWSGRFKRGCSVAAIVLLPPVLVPDIWSSVLALSFLAFVTLRLTGAFWPRRALRKLPPLPDSRLPIYTIIAALYREATSVVPLMLAIDALDYPREKLDVILVVEPNDLQTRAAIARLGPMPYVRTLIAPAVAPQTKPKALNWALPFARGSFVAVFDAEDRPEAGQLRAALDAFRAHDDGVACAQASLCIDNETHSWLSLMFAAEYAGQFDVYLPGMSELGLPLPLGGSSNHFRGIR, encoded by the coding sequence TTGGATCAGGGGCCCGCCGATGAACTGGATTGCCTGCGACATGTCCTGGCGCCGGACCTGCTGCGGCGCGCCGAAGATCGCGCGAGGGAATTGGGCATCGGTGCCGATCAGGTCCTGATCCGGTGGGGCGTGATCGAGGAGAGCGCCTATTTGCGGCATCTGTCGCGTCACACCGGCATTGTGGCGGAATCCTTTGCCGCGGTGGATCGCGAAGACAGCCCGCTCGCAGACAAGCAGCTTTCCTTTGCTGCCGCCTCCGGCCTTCTTCCGCTCCGCAAGAATGGGGAATTGATCTGGTCGGTGGCGCCGCGTGGTCTGACCGCACGGACGCTATGCCGTTTTGCAGCAACTTACCGCTATCTGACTGGATATCTGCGCCTCACATCGGCCCAGTCGCTCCAGCAATTCATGACCCAGCAAGGCGCATCAGCACTCGCTCACGCCGCGACGCGCGGCCTGCACGAAAAACATCCCGCGATGTCGGCGGCGCCCGAAGCGGCTGCAGGCGGTCTTTGGTCGGGGCGCTTCAAACGCGGCTGCAGCGTGGCGGCCATCGTGCTCCTGCCGCCAGTCCTGGTTCCTGACATCTGGAGCAGCGTGCTGGCGCTCTCGTTTCTGGCTTTTGTCACGCTACGCCTCACCGGCGCATTCTGGCCACGACGCGCATTGCGCAAGCTTCCGCCGCTGCCCGACAGCCGATTGCCGATCTACACCATCATTGCCGCACTCTATCGCGAGGCGACGTCGGTGGTCCCCTTGATGCTGGCGATCGATGCGCTCGACTACCCCCGCGAAAAGCTCGACGTCATCCTGGTGGTCGAACCGAATGATCTGCAAACCCGGGCGGCGATCGCACGACTCGGGCCGATGCCGTATGTGCGGACGCTGATCGCGCCCGCGGTCGCGCCGCAGACCAAGCCGAAGGCGCTGAACTGGGCACTGCCGTTTGCCCGCGGCAGTTTTGTCGCCGTGTTCGATGCGGAGGACCGCCCCGAAGCGGGGCAGTTGCGCGCCGCCCTCGACGCGTTTCGCGCTCATGATGACGGAGTTGCTTGCGCGCAGGCCAGCCTGTGCATCGACAATGAGACCCATAGCTGGCTGTCGCTGATGTTCGCCGCCGAATATGCCGGGCAATTCGATGTCTACCTGCCGGGAATGTCGGAACTCGGTTTGCCGCTGCCGCTCGGCGGCTCGTCGAACCATTTTCGCGGCATTAGGTAG
- a CDS encoding hypothetical protein (product_source=Hypo-rule applied; superfamily=101473), giving the protein MAETLARLARTDTYEHTITGLLKKRADLFNEAIRMRDRLAEIKNDIGALDRVLGTLGYTGDLDAEMPRQRREVLFGRGELTRSILDELRGASGPLGSREIAQAIVALSGQDARDRKTITDLTRRVSKALRTLKEGGNVRSKIDPRGNLIWSLRGGI; this is encoded by the coding sequence ATGGCCGAAACCCTTGCGCGACTCGCCCGAACGGACACTTACGAACACACCATCACCGGCTTGCTCAAAAAGCGCGCGGACCTTTTCAACGAGGCTATCCGCATGCGGGACCGTCTAGCCGAGATCAAGAACGACATAGGCGCGCTTGACCGGGTGTTGGGGACGCTGGGCTATACCGGCGATCTGGACGCCGAAATGCCCCGCCAGAGGCGGGAAGTGCTTTTTGGACGGGGCGAGCTTACCCGGTCCATTTTGGACGAACTACGGGGCGCGTCGGGACCGCTGGGAAGTCGGGAGATTGCTCAGGCCATCGTTGCGCTGAGCGGGCAGGACGCGCGGGACCGGAAGACAATTACCGACCTGACGCGGCGGGTGAGCAAGGCGCTGCGCACTCTAAAGGAAGGTGGGAATGTACGGTCGAAGATCGACCCTAGAGGCAACCTAATTTGGTCGCTTCGTGGTGGGATCTAG